The Apostichopus japonicus isolate 1M-3 chromosome 6, ASM3797524v1, whole genome shotgun sequence genome contains a region encoding:
- the LOC139968794 gene encoding disks large homolog 5-like isoform X5 yields MAQEENCLDTDTNTKDYLEAYALTVPASQQRRVNMLKLSLKNSFPFYMLETDEQRGHPTQAMSTKIPMMNHGETGLEEGDGSSDLASLDAEVHHHDRNYDELEEQHCTMQKVQALNKEYTEAVKRTEQAVKDAECFRNELHTANMSEHQLRGDLEEVKTELHQVIRERDCLQAEVEELRHIHKKDTEELDKLWRKNEEFMRQPNAPDMFEKIHDAALEKMDDLTTNLQTLGRRNEQLASDRNELVSKIESYEDEISALQLQIESMRTEKNSIKGQLSNYQQQYMKVMRDVKLAHKERDEALKKEQILKQKHTEIVTEYNQIRTRKNELEIKLRWTEDQRRAAVDEYSMVMGERDGVHKEMDKLQNDAQMEAEKRKEADHRIYMLEQELDVHKRRWQDSQQERDIALRDVDHLSERYRDMLNNTMMAEKERDIALKDFEKFKEQRDVARKERMEALAQRDHLLLKFYDAEQQQKTMSNERNMANRDVEQMRRQLDSLQRQLKEASEENKKAKQMRDWAFKERDKVVQERESIRTLSDQMRKERDLTVNKLAESLRKVDDMENQRNKSLRDLQEIRDKMQTQSEREARMRQLIAQHSRDSAIGADSLEWETENLEFDSSQLVNENVGIIGFDIAECPDQTFFPEDCSIYVTKVDKGSSAYGKLRVNDCLFRVNDIDLSSANRQGVLQAFTSIHGILHLVVKRRRAHACKLVPLTLDISRGNPLVLENGVFVSRLSSGSQSLRELGIVPGDRIVMVNNTPMENKPVHEVESLLEACQNPVSVTVMRLSVASTTSTIPSSASPTVESFRSQDESSYQSSLSALVSAGEQSDISSREENIQKEMSVQTESIPEKIHKVSREASFRSVHSREDSRESNATQGTLKAGDWEEIKMSQQYGSQKGPVDDHPSWDERNEFSSMSDSGNGDKFSNVQEKSFSGISSHKKNQLSVDESINERAKRANQLKHARDLQESSSSSTSHDTKWHHRRDFSFSGFSPDYSKTSKRKSSKKDSLEKIDYNSTWPKSRGPPDMLTSPKVKKNRDTHIHVMNPRIYMDPRQEVSVPPTPPSRKSSYHAPSKHHHSSSGSSIHSESRRSTSSQHSSGGMLSTQTKVTPVAAVRNGPNNGWSNQNAVYHHGNNGAAIATSSKVVPTRKWRGPGSPVNSPTSPKRPISMPSPIDPNYQFAKTLPKKTSYRDRRSEQLSYGSPGSYYRPTSLHFPSNSNPVSTDYVDLFSPNGPPSAPVQTHFVRDKHKIPSFVVLSRSMNSTSAIAGNTHSGYNTMPYSPSRGSRQGKMNSISSLPDPRRPSHQSDSSGDFVKRDSYSSLPQARDSDCGSISFPSNKPRRIHIPSYSTSSNSLEIAASSYTSGRSSPTSPSIPEIPSDSSHNGNVPETGVVVTTQGPGRQDDVRCIEIQKSNEQLGFAITEGAKEGIFVRSVTPNSLADEGKMRYGDQILEFNGVNFRQANKAQAASIMSRHWNKVNILVQYNPGKMNDQNDSLDSISHASTPSFGMTPNSPMTSTNRPQSDLISMDGTITPPTPRASRIYENLPNVDLLAEEVRRIYLKNINSSLGVMISGGNAVGIFVSDILPDSVAKHNGLRVGDQILEYNGVNLKAATAEQATVELQKQVEDIRLIVQYNITKYSRVQGLYGDAVYVRCLVDFVGKDDEQLSFNRDDILFINNTMHHHKLGTWDAQCVNEHGKTNRGGLIPSKTSLSRELHLRQSASEEKLEEGFRSSKKTALSNRRSSFFRRKKPHRSNSRESRDFSEGSISDVAIHDEIPTYQRVDRLDMRIKRPVVLLGPHSDKVASKLVEESPDKFKQVPESKRASVQDLDMDMAGNIFLDCQQPEGFYECIPTQPIKDICKGGSHCILDGVSPAICKRLNDASLFPIIVFIKFKSSKQIREQKDPHFLREKVNSKQAKDMFERAQQVEQEFRSVFTDTIVGGNLAAMCTRVKEVIDREQKKVMWVPSSLSL; encoded by the exons ATGGCACAAGAAGAGAACTGTTTAGATACTGATACTAACACAAAAGATTACTTGGAAGCTTATGCTCTAACAGTACCAGCTTCTCAGCAGCGGAGAGTTAACATGTTGAAGCTGAGTCTTAAAAACAGCTTCCCATTTTACATGTTGGAGACAGATGAACAGCGTGGCCATCCAACTCAGGCTATGTCAACAAAGA ttCCTATGATGAATCACGGGGAAACTGGACTGGAAGAAGGGGATGGAAGTTCGGACCTTGCTAGCTTGGATGCTGAAGTACATCACCATGACAGGAACTATGATGAACTCGAGGAGCAGCATTGCACCATGCAAAAAGTACAAGCACTGAACAAGGAGTATACAGAAGCAGTTAAACGGACAGAACAGGCCGTGAAAGACGCCGAATGCTTCAGGAACGAGCTACACACGGCAAACATGAGCGAGCACCAACTCCGTGGAGATCTAGAGGAAGTGAAGACGGAACTCCATCAGGTCATCAGAGAACGAGATTGCTTGCAGGCAGAGGTGGAGGAACTTCGTCACATTCACAAGAAAGACACAGAAGAGTTGGACAAACTCTGGCGCAAGAATGAAGAATTCATGAGACAACCGAACGCACCGGATATGTTTGAAAAAATACATGATGCAGCGCTGGAAAAGATGGATGACTTGACCACGAATCTGCAGACACTCGGAAGGAGAAACGAGCAGCTGGCATCCGACAGAAATGAACTGGTCAGTAAAATAGAGAGTTATGAAGATGAAATCTCTGCTCTACAGTTACAGATTGAGTCCATGAGAACAGAAAAGAACAGCATAAAAGGACAGCTGAGCAACTACCAGCAACAGTACATGAAGGTGATGCGAGATGTGAAACTCGCTCACAAGGAACGGGACGAGGCTCTGAAAAAGGAGCAGATCCTGAAGCAGAAGCATACTGAAATTGTAACAGAATATAACCAAATAAGAACCCGAAAAAATGAGTTGGAAATAAAACTGAGATGGACAGAAGATCAGCGAAGAGCAGCTGTAGATGAATATTCCATGGTGATGGGAGAGAGGGATGGAGTCCATAAAGAGATGGATAAACTGCAGAATGATGCTCAGATGGAGGCAGAGAAGAGAAAAGAGGCAGACCATAGGATTTACATGTTAGAGCAAGAGTTGGATGTTCACAAACGGAGATGGCAGGACTCCCAACAAGAGCGGGATATCGCCCTGAGGGACGTGGACCATCTCAGTGAACGTTACAGAGACATGTTAAATAACACCATGATGGCTGAGAAAGAAAGAGACATTGCTTTAAAAGACTTTGAGAAATTTAAGGAACAGAGGGATGTTGCTCGGAAGGAGAGGATGGAAGCTCTTGCTCAGAGAGACCACCTTCTCCTTAAGTTTTATGATGCTGAACAACAGCAAAAGACAATGAGTAATGAGAGAAACATGGCTAACAGGGATGTGGAACAAATGCGACGGCAGCTAGACAGTCTTCAAAGACAGCTAAAAGAAGCTTCTGAG GAGAATAAGAAAGCCAAGCAGATGAGAGATTGGGCCTTCAAAGAACGTGATAAAGTAGTTCAGGAGAGGGAGAGTATCCGAACCCTTAGCGACCAGATGCGTAAGGAACGTGACCTGACTGTTAATAAACTAGCAGAATCGCTGAGAAAGGTGGATGACATGGAGAACCAGAGGAACAAATCCTTAAGGGATTTGCAAGAGATAAG GGATAAAATGCAGACCCAATCAGAAAGAGAAGCCAGGATGCGCCAACTGATTGCTCAACACAGCAGAGATTCGGCAATAGGTGCTGATTCTCTGGAATGGGAGACAGAAAACTTGGAATTTGATTCTTCTCAGCTAGTTAAT gaAAACGTTGGCATCATTGGATTCGATATAGCAGAGTGTCCAGATCAGACGTTCTTTCCAGAAGATTGTTCTATATATGTAACAAAAGTAGACAAAGGCAGTTCAGCTTATGGTAAATTAAG AGTCAATGACTGTCTGTTTCGGGTGAATGATATTGATCTGAGCAGTGCAAACAGACAAGGTGTTCTACAAGCCTTCACTAGTATTCATGGGATCTTGCACTTG GTGGTGAAACGGAGACGTGCCCACGCCTGCAAGCTGGTACCTCTCACTCTAGACATTTCCAGAGGAAACCCTTTGGTCTTGGAAAATGGAGTCTTTGTCAGCAGGCTCTCATCTGGCAGTCAGTCTTTACGTGAGCTTGGAATTGTTCCCGGGGATAGGATAGTGATG GTGAATAATACACCAATGGAGAACAAACCTGTCCATGAAGTTGAATCTCTGCTAGAAGCCTGCCAGAATCCAGTCAGTGTTACAGTCATGCGTTTGTCTGTAGCGTCCACGACGTCAACCATTCCCTCCAGTGCGAGCCCTACAGTCGAGTCTTTCCGCAGTCAAGATGAATCTTCGTACCAGTCCAGCTTGTCTGCCCTTGTGTCTGCAGGAGAACAGAGCGACATCAGCAGCCGTGAGGAGAACATTCAAAAGGAGATGAGTGTGCAGACCGAATCCATTCCCGAGAAGATACACAAGGTATCCAGGGAGGCCAGCTTCCGTAGTGTCCACAGCAGGGAAGATAGCCGGGAGAGCAACGCTACGCAAGGAACTCTTAAAGCAGGAGATTGGGAAGAAATTAAGATGAGTCAACAGTATGGAAGTCAAAAGGGGCCAGTAGATGATCACCCCTCTTGGGATGAGAGAAACGAATTCAGTTCCATGTCCGATTCGGGAAACGGagataaattttcaaatgttcaaGAGAAGTCCTTCAGTGGTATTTCATCTCATAAAAAGAACCAGTTGTCAGTGGACGAGTCAATAAACGAGAGAGCGAAGAGAGCTAACCAACTGAAACATGCACGAGATTTACAAGAGTCATCATCTTCATCGACCAGTCATGACACTAAATGGCATCATAGGAGGGATTTTAGCTTCTCGGGATTCTCGCCCGACTACTCGAAAACGTCCAAACGGAAAAGTTCAAAGAAAGACAGTCTGGAGAAAATTGATTACAATTCTACTTGGCCAAAATCGAGAGGACCACCAGATATGCTGACTTCTCCAAAAGTGAAGAAGAATAGAGATACCCACATTCACGTCATGAATCCAAGAATTTACATGGACCCTCGTCAGGAGGTCTCGGTTCCCCCGACCCCTCCCAGTAGAAAGTCTTCGTATCATGCCCCTTCAAAGCATCACCATTCATCATCGGGATCTTCTATTCATTCGGAATCAAGGCGTTCCACCTCCTCACAGCATTCCAGCGGTGGGATGCTCTCGACACAGACAAAGGTCACCCCTGTCGCTGCTGTCAGAAATGGACCTAACAATGGCTGGTCAAACCAGAATGCAGtttatcaccatggtaacaatgGGGCTGCCATTGCCACGTCGAGTAAAGTGGTTCCGACAAGGAAGTGGAGGGGCCCAGGTTCGCCCGTAAATTCACCGACATCACCAAAAAGACCAATTTCAATGCCCTCACCCATTGACCCAAATTACCAATTTGCGAAAACTTTGCCGAAGAAGACAAGCTATCGGGACAGGCGCTCTGAACAACTTTCATATGGTTCTCCAGGGTCTTACTATCGGCCCACTTCGTTACATTTTCCAAGCAATTCAAATCCGGTTTCAACAGATTATGTTGATCTCTTCTCTCCAAACGGACCCCCGTCTGCCCCTGTGCAGACTCATTTTGTGCGTGACAAGCATAAAATCCCCTCTTTTGTGGTGTTAAGTAGGTCGATGAATTCTACCTCTGCTATTGCAGGCAATACCCACAGTGGCTATAACACCATGCCTTATTCACCATCCAGAGGCAGTAGACAAGGTAAGATGAACTCCATCTCATCTCTGCCTGATCCCAGGAGACCTTCCCACCAAAGTGACTCCTCAGGGGACTTTGTCAAAAGAGACTCTTACAGCAGCTTGCCACAAGCAAGAGATTCTGATTGTGGCTCCATATCATTCCCTTCAAATAAACCCAGAAGAATACACATTCCAAGCTACTCAACTTCCAGCAACTCTCTGGAAATTG CAGCCTCCTCTTATACTTCAGGGCGTAGTAGTCCTACATCACCTAGCATTCCTGAGATCCCTAGTGACTCGAGCCATAATGGCAATGTACCTGAAACAGGCGTGGTGGTTACCACACAGGGACCAGG ACGTCAAGATGATGTTCGATGTATTGAAATACAGAAAAGCAACGAACAGTTAGGCTTTGCCATCACAGAGGGTGCCAAGGAAGGGATCTTCGTGAGGTCTGTCACCCCCAATAGCTTGGCAGATGAAGGAAAGATGCGTTATGGCGATCAGATTCTAGAG TTCAATGGTGTCAACTTTCGACAGGCCAACAAAGCTCAGGCAGCCAGTATCATGAGCAGACATTGgaataaagttaatattttaGTGCAATACAACCCTGGAA AAATGAATGACCAAAATGACAGTCTTGATAGCATCAGCCATGCCTCGACCCCAAGTTTTGGAATGACACCTAACTCCCCCATGACCTCAACAAATAGACCCCAGTCAGACCTAATCTCTATGGATGGTACTATCACCCCTCCAACACCCAGGGCTAGCAGGATATATGA gaatttgccaaaTGTTGATCTCTTGGCGGAAGAAGTTCGCCGTATTTATTTGAAGAATATAAATTCCAGTCTGGGTGTCATGATATCAGGAGGGAATGCAGTGGGGATTTTTGTGTCTGACATCTTGCCAGACAGTGTGGCCAAACATAATGGTCTTCGAGTTGGGGATCAAATACTGGAA tataatGGTGTCAACCTCAAGGCAGCAACTGCTGAGCAGGCTACAGTTGAGCTCCAGAAACAAGTTGAAGACATTCGGCTAATTGTGCAATATAATATAACCA AATACAGCCGTGTGCAGGGCCTCTATGGAGATGCAGTGTATGTTCGCTGTCTGGTGGACTTTGTTGGAAAGGATGATGAACAACTGAGCTTTAACAGAGATGATATTCTGTTCATTAACAACACCATGCATCATCACAAACTGGGTACTTGGGATGCCCAATGTGTCAATGAACATGGCAAGACTAACAGGGGAGGACTTATTCCAAGCAAAACAAG CCTGTCCAGAGAGTTACATCTCAGACAATCAGCCAGCGAAGAGAAACTTGAAGAAGGGTTTCGTAGTTCAAAGAAGACCGCCCTTAGCAACAGAAGAAGCAGTTTCTTTAGAAGAAAGAAGCCCCATAGGAGTAATTCTAGAGAAAGTCGGGACTTTAGCGAAGGTTCTATTTCTGATGTAGCCATTCATGATG AGATTCCAACTTACCAAAGAGTTGACAGATTGGACA TGCGTATCAAGCGTCCTGTAGTACTGCTTGGGCCTCACAGTGACAAAGTGGCCTCGAAGTTAGTAGAGGAGTCTCCAGACAAGTTCAAGCAAGTTCCAG AGAGTAAGCGTGCTTCAGTCCAAGATTTGGATATGGACATGGCTGGAAATATATTTCTGGACTGTCAGCAACCAGAAGGTTTCTATGAATGCATTCCAACCCAGCCCATTAAGGACATATGTAAAGGG GGTTCTCACTGTATTTTGGACGGTGTTTCACCAGCCATCTGCAAGCGGTTAAACGATGCCAGTCTCTTTCCCATCATTGTTTTCATCAAGTTTAAAAGTTCTAAACAAATCAG AGAACAAAAGGACCCACATTTCTTGCGAGAAAAAGTCAACAGCAAGCAAGCAAAGGATATGTTTGAAAGAGCACAACAAGTAGAGCAAGAATTCCGCAGTGTCTTTACAG atACCATTGTAGGTGGTAACCTTGCAGCCATGTGTACCCGGGTAAAGGAGGTCATAGACAGGGAACAGAAGAAAGTCATGTGGGTGCCGTCCAGTCTGTCACTATAG